A section of the Symphalangus syndactylus isolate Jambi chromosome 19, NHGRI_mSymSyn1-v2.1_pri, whole genome shotgun sequence genome encodes:
- the TNNT2 gene encoding troponin T, cardiac muscle, producing MSDTEEVAEEYEEEEQEEAAVEEEEDWREDEDEQEEAAEEDAEAEAETEETRAEEDGEEEEVKEAEDGPMEESKPKPRSFMPNLVPPKIPDGERVDFDDIHRKRMEKDLNELQALIEAHFENRKKEEEELVSLKDRIERRRAERAEQQRIRNEREKERQNRLAEERARREEEENRRKAEDEARKKKALSNMMHFGGYIQKQAQTERKSGKRQTEREKKKKILAERRKVLAIDHLNEDQLREKAKELWQSIYNLEAEKFDLQEKFKQQKYEINVLRNRINDNQKVSKTRGKAKVTGRWK from the exons ATGTCCGACACGGAAGAGGTGGCGGAAGAGTACGAGGAGGA GGAGCAGGAAG AAGCAGCTGTTGAAG AAGAGGAGGACTGGAGAGAGGACGAAGACG AGCAGGAGGAGGCAGCGGAAGAGGATGCTGAAGCAGAGGCAGAGACCGAGGAGACCAGGGCAGAAG AAgatggagaagaagaggaagtgaAGGAGGCTGAAG ATGGCCCAATGGAAGAGTCCAAACCAAAGCCCAG GTCGTTCATGCCCAACTTGGTGCCTCCCAAGATCCCCGATGGAGAGAGAGTGGACTTTGAC GACATCCACCGGAAGCGCATGGAGAAGGACCTGAATGAGTTGCAGGCGCTGATCGAGGCTCACTTTGAGaacaggaagaaggaggaggaggagctcgTTTCTCTCAAAGACAGGATC GAGAGACGTCGGGCAGAGCGGGCCGAGCAGCAGCGCATCCGGAATGAGCGGGAGAAGGAGCGGCAGAACCGCCTAGCT GAAGAGAGGGCTCGacgagaggaggaggagaacaggAGGAAGGCTGAGGATGAGGCCCGGAAGAAGAAGGCTTTGTCCAACATGATGCATTTTGGGGGTTACATCCAGAAG CAGGCCCAG ACAGAGCGGAAAAGTGGGAAGAGGCAGACCGAgcgggaaaagaagaagaagattctGGCCGAGAGGAGGAAGGTGCTGGCCATCGACCACCTGAATGAAGATCAGCtgag GGAGAAGGCCAAGGAGCTGTGGCAGAGCATCTATAACTTGGAGGCAGAGAAGTTCGACCTGCAGGAGAAGTTCAAGCAGCAGAAATATGAG ATCAATGTTCTCCGAAACAGGATCAATGATAACCAGAAAGT CTCCAAGACCCGCGGGAAGGCCAAAGTCACCGGGCGCTGGAAATAG